A single Blastococcus colisei DNA region contains:
- a CDS encoding acyl-CoA dehydrogenase family protein, whose amino-acid sequence MGSTHEVTNQVPPSAGHDPIAGDAALAEACLRHADEATLHSLADLGRLAGSEQAQEWGRVANENPPKLRTHDRYGHRIDEVEFHPYWHELMRTAVENGLAGAPWAALSAHPTAPTQSAHPAAPTQFADPTAPTRFPHAHVRRAVGYVGWTQNEMGHACPITMTYAAVPALRRTPELAARYEPGLTATAYQFGLTEPSAKRGLIAGMGMTEKQGGSDVRANTTRAVAEPDESYRLTGHKWFTSAPMSDLFLVLAQLEEGVSCFAVPRVLPDGSRNVFHVQRLKDKLGDRSNASSEVEFDGTVGWLVGEPGRGVPAIIEMVNMTRLDCVLGSAATVRAALTQAIHHARHRRAFGALLVDQPLMQNVLADLAVESEAATALAIRLAAAVDSGESAFLRLAGAAAKFWVCKRAPGVVAEAMEVLGGNGYVEDSGLPRLYRQSPLNSIWEGSGNVIALDVLRAMGRSSDTLAAVSAEIELARGADERFDDAVKRLHAELGDAEGLPFRARRIAGLLALCLQGSLLLRYAPTAVADAFCASRLGERGGAALGMLPAGAAAGTIVDRASIAAV is encoded by the coding sequence ATGGGGTCCACGCACGAGGTGACCAACCAGGTGCCGCCGTCGGCCGGGCACGATCCGATCGCCGGCGACGCGGCGCTCGCCGAGGCCTGCCTGCGGCATGCCGACGAGGCGACGCTGCATTCGCTGGCCGACCTGGGGCGGCTGGCCGGCAGCGAGCAGGCGCAGGAGTGGGGCCGGGTCGCCAACGAGAATCCGCCGAAGCTCAGGACCCACGACCGCTACGGCCACCGGATCGACGAGGTGGAGTTCCATCCCTACTGGCACGAGCTGATGCGGACGGCGGTCGAGAACGGCCTGGCCGGCGCACCGTGGGCTGCCCTGTCCGCCCACCCCACCGCCCCGACGCAGTCCGCCCACCCCGCCGCCCCGACACAGTTCGCCGATCCCACCGCCCCGACGCGCTTTCCCCACGCGCACGTGCGCCGCGCCGTCGGCTATGTCGGCTGGACCCAGAACGAGATGGGCCATGCCTGTCCGATCACCATGACCTACGCCGCCGTCCCCGCGCTGCGCCGCACCCCCGAGCTCGCGGCGCGCTACGAGCCGGGGCTCACCGCCACGGCCTACCAGTTCGGACTGACCGAGCCGTCGGCCAAGCGAGGGCTGATCGCCGGCATGGGGATGACGGAGAAGCAAGGGGGCTCCGACGTCCGGGCCAACACCACTCGCGCCGTGGCCGAGCCGGACGAGTCCTACCGCCTGACGGGCCACAAGTGGTTCACCTCCGCGCCCATGAGCGACCTGTTCCTGGTGCTGGCGCAGCTCGAGGAGGGCGTGTCGTGCTTCGCCGTCCCGCGGGTACTTCCGGACGGCAGCCGGAACGTGTTCCACGTGCAACGTCTCAAGGACAAGCTCGGCGACCGGTCCAACGCCTCCAGCGAGGTGGAGTTCGACGGGACGGTGGGCTGGCTGGTCGGCGAGCCCGGCCGCGGCGTGCCGGCGATCATCGAGATGGTCAACATGACCAGGCTGGACTGCGTCCTGGGCTCGGCCGCCACGGTGCGCGCCGCCCTCACCCAGGCGATCCACCACGCCCGGCACCGGCGGGCGTTCGGCGCTCTGCTGGTCGACCAGCCGCTGATGCAGAACGTGCTGGCCGACCTGGCCGTGGAGAGCGAGGCGGCGACCGCCCTGGCCATCCGGCTCGCGGCGGCGGTGGACTCGGGCGAGTCGGCGTTCCTGCGCCTGGCGGGTGCCGCGGCGAAGTTCTGGGTGTGCAAGCGGGCGCCGGGCGTCGTCGCCGAGGCGATGGAGGTGCTGGGCGGCAACGGGTACGTCGAGGACTCCGGGCTGCCGCGGCTCTACCGGCAGTCGCCGCTGAACTCGATCTGGGAGGGGTCGGGCAACGTGATCGCGCTCGACGTGCTGCGCGCGATGGGGCGTTCCTCGGACACGCTGGCCGCGGTGAGCGCGGAGATCGAGCTCGCCCGCGGGGCGGACGAGCGGTTCGACGACGCGGTGAAGCGGCTGCACGCCGAGCTCGGGGACGCGGAAGGGCTACCGTTCCGGGCGCGGCGAATCGCCGGTCTTCTCGCGCTGTGCCTCCAGGGCTCGCTGCTGCTGCGGTACGCGCCGACGGCCGTCGCGGATGCCTTCTGCGCCTCTCGCCTGGGCGAACGCGGCGGTGCCGCGCTCGGGATGCTCCCGGCCGGTGCCGCGGCCGGCACGATCGTCGATCGGGCGTCGATCGCGGCTGTCTGA
- a CDS encoding type II toxin-antitoxin system death-on-curing family toxin, with protein sequence MAGLSLEDLLEVARRTVGPHVRVRDLGLLSAALARVEARVLGHDVYPSVEERAAALLHSLATTAPLVHGNRPFCWAATAVYLARRGRASTLTDDEAIALVTDVLTGRVETVESIAERLRSTA encoded by the coding sequence ATGGCAGGACTGAGCCTCGAGGATCTCCTGGAGGTCGCCCGGCGCACGGTCGGACCGCACGTCCGTGTCCGTGACCTCGGACTGCTCAGTGCGGCCCTCGCCCGGGTGGAGGCCCGCGTGCTCGGACACGACGTCTACCCCAGCGTGGAGGAGCGGGCGGCGGCGTTGCTGCACTCCCTCGCCACCACGGCGCCGCTGGTGCACGGGAACCGGCCGTTCTGCTGGGCCGCGACCGCGGTGTACCTGGCTCGTCGCGGGCGGGCGTCGACGCTGACGGATGACGAGGCGATCGCCCTGGTCACCGACGTGCTGACCGGACGGGTCGAGACGGTCGAGTCGATCGCCGAGCGGCTCCGCTCGACCGCCTGA
- a CDS encoding ribbon-helix-helix protein, CopG family, producing MAMTLRLNEAQTDALRRRARAEGASMQDVARRAVEAYIRAQEPEVPIAVLIDEELGRYAGAVAQLSRWQD from the coding sequence ATGGCGATGACACTGCGACTCAACGAGGCGCAGACCGATGCGTTACGGCGTCGCGCGCGCGCCGAGGGCGCCTCGATGCAGGACGTCGCCCGGCGCGCGGTGGAGGCCTACATCCGGGCCCAGGAGCCGGAGGTGCCGATCGCCGTGCTGATCGACGAGGAGCTCGGCCGCTACGCCGGCGCCGTGGCGCAGCTGAGCCGATGGCAGGACTGA
- a CDS encoding class E sortase, giving the protein MSSAVDVETPPREIRPDAEPPRRRGDSIRTLVRGVGQTLITFGLVALLFVVYELYVTDILAAREQDQLTQQIQEQWADLPPADAPTVGPPEGAPAPAPVPAPAPAPAPAPAPESIQAGLGDPFAVLHIPRLGDDYERVVVEGTAQVQLAQGPGHYLDTAMPGQEGNFAVAGHRIGRGSPFLDLDRMQPGDAIVVETASNWYVYRVLGDAATGDFGTDPSGIPGLQIVHPSQIDVIAATPGGGNASGAYLTLTTCHPKYSAAQRLIIHARLDGAPLSKAAAPDGPPALNG; this is encoded by the coding sequence GTGAGCAGCGCAGTCGACGTCGAGACCCCGCCACGCGAGATCCGCCCGGACGCCGAGCCCCCTCGCCGCCGCGGCGACTCGATCCGGACCCTCGTCCGTGGCGTGGGACAGACCCTGATCACCTTCGGCCTCGTGGCTCTTCTGTTCGTGGTCTACGAGCTCTACGTGACCGACATCCTCGCCGCGCGGGAGCAGGACCAGCTCACCCAGCAGATCCAGGAGCAGTGGGCGGATCTGCCACCCGCGGACGCACCCACCGTCGGCCCACCCGAAGGCGCCCCAGCCCCGGCACCCGTCCCGGCCCCAGCCCCGGCACCCGCCCCGGCACCCGCCCCGGAGTCGATCCAGGCCGGTCTGGGTGATCCCTTCGCCGTGCTGCACATCCCGCGCCTGGGCGACGACTACGAGCGCGTCGTCGTCGAGGGCACGGCCCAGGTGCAGCTCGCCCAGGGACCCGGCCACTACCTCGACACCGCCATGCCCGGCCAGGAGGGGAACTTCGCGGTCGCCGGCCACCGCATCGGCCGCGGCTCACCGTTCCTCGACCTGGACCGGATGCAGCCCGGCGACGCCATCGTCGTCGAGACGGCCAGCAACTGGTACGTCTACCGGGTGCTCGGCGACGCCGCCACGGGAGACTTCGGCACCGACCCGAGCGGGATCCCGGGCCTCCAGATCGTCCACCCGTCCCAGATCGACGTCATCGCGGCGACGCCGGGCGGGGGCAATGCCTCCGGCGCATACCTCACGCTGACCACCTGCCACCCGAAGTACTCCGCCGCGCAGCGGCTGATCATCCACGCCCGACTGGACGGCGCCCCACTGAGCAAGGCCGCAGCGCCGGACGGCCCGCCCGCGCTGAACGGCTGA